The proteins below are encoded in one region of Bosea sp. BIWAKO-01:
- a CDS encoding gamma-glutamylcyclotransferase: MTANAASDDLWVFGYGSLIWRPGFTFEESVAARLNGYHRSLCVFSHVHRGTPERPGLVLGLDRGGICRGLAFRVAPAHAVETIAYLREREQATSVYLERHLPVRLEDGRRIRALVYVADRKHLQYAGRLPAEELLKLVRQGRGSSGENPDYVLRTHDHLRKMGIFDPVLSHLAHVLAPGLPEPRPSL, encoded by the coding sequence ATGACAGCGAATGCAGCTTCTGACGATCTCTGGGTCTTCGGCTACGGTTCGTTGATCTGGCGCCCCGGCTTCACCTTCGAGGAAAGCGTAGCGGCCCGGCTCAACGGCTATCACCGCTCGCTCTGCGTCTTCTCGCATGTCCATCGCGGCACCCCCGAACGGCCGGGGCTCGTGCTTGGGCTCGATCGTGGCGGCATTTGCCGAGGGCTCGCCTTCAGGGTGGCGCCCGCCCATGCCGTCGAGACCATCGCCTATCTGCGCGAGCGCGAGCAGGCGACCTCCGTCTATCTCGAACGCCATCTGCCCGTCAGGCTCGAGGATGGCCGCCGTATCCGGGCGCTGGTCTATGTGGCCGACCGCAAACACCTGCAATATGCCGGCCGCCTGCCGGCCGAGGAATTGCTCAAACTGGTGCGCCAGGGCCGCGGAAGCTCCGGAGAGAACCCCGACTATGTCCTGCGGACGCATGATCACCTGCGCAAGATGGGCATCTTCGACCCGGTCCTGAGCCATCTCGCCCATGTGCTGGCGCCAGGTCTGCCCGAGCCGCGCCCGTCGCTCTGA
- a CDS encoding DUF2125 domain-containing protein has protein sequence MTDIPSERRRGRFWLYAPFALLVLLALAWSGFWFVVKGRVVEGLDRVVAREAQMGRTWTCSDRSVAGFPFRIEVRCAGLTLTSSRWGDTVKVETGPSVAVGQIYTPGLVILEVKGPLQAALPEGRKLDLGWSQFEASLALKEREPERFSMVLVEPNATLTTPGASNETWRANQLDVHLRRNPARFATEQVADLALTAKGSVLPALDALLGTTEPGDVEMQASLTQSLAFKAGFNPDALETWRTTGGQIELTRLLMIKGAARLEASGRLLLDQTHRMSGQIDAGVAGIDRIGGMKVGGLAAGLGGLLGGKPSGGTPGLTPLPPVVLREGRVYLGPFRLPLQPLAPLY, from the coding sequence ATGACCGACATCCCTTCCGAGCGCCGCCGAGGCCGCTTCTGGCTTTATGCGCCCTTCGCCCTGCTCGTGCTGCTGGCCTTGGCCTGGTCCGGCTTCTGGTTCGTCGTCAAAGGGCGGGTGGTCGAGGGGCTTGATCGCGTTGTTGCCCGCGAGGCCCAGATGGGGCGGACCTGGACCTGCAGCGATCGTTCCGTCGCAGGCTTTCCCTTTCGGATCGAGGTCCGCTGCGCGGGGTTGACGCTGACCTCGTCGCGCTGGGGCGATACGGTCAAGGTCGAGACTGGCCCCAGTGTGGCGGTCGGGCAGATCTATACGCCCGGCCTCGTCATCCTGGAGGTGAAGGGGCCGCTGCAGGCTGCCCTGCCTGAAGGCCGCAAACTTGATCTCGGCTGGAGTCAGTTCGAGGCCAGCCTGGCGTTGAAGGAGCGTGAGCCCGAGCGTTTCTCCATGGTGCTGGTCGAGCCGAATGCGACCTTGACCACGCCCGGCGCGAGCAATGAAACCTGGCGCGCCAATCAGCTGGACGTGCATCTGCGCCGGAACCCGGCGCGGTTTGCGACCGAGCAGGTGGCGGATCTTGCGCTGACAGCGAAAGGCTCGGTGCTGCCCGCGCTCGATGCGCTGCTCGGAACCACTGAACCTGGTGATGTCGAGATGCAGGCGAGCCTGACGCAATCGCTGGCGTTCAAGGCCGGGTTCAACCCCGATGCTCTCGAAACCTGGCGCACCACCGGGGGGCAGATCGAACTGACGCGACTGCTGATGATAAAGGGGGCTGCCCGGCTCGAGGCGAGCGGGCGTCTGCTGCTCGACCAGACGCATCGCATGTCCGGTCAGATCGATGCCGGTGTCGCGGGCATCGACCGGATTGGCGGCATGAAGGTCGGTGGTCTTGCCGCCGGTCTTGGCGGGCTGCTCGGAGGCAAGCCGAGCGGCGGCACACCCGGGTTGACGCCTCTGCCGCCGGTCGTCCTGCGCGAGGGCCGGGTCTATCTCGGGCCGTTCCGGCTGCCCCTGCAGCCCTTGGCGCCGCTCTACTGA
- the rpoH gene encoding RNA polymerase sigma factor RpoH — MAIASLPVMSAEGGLSRYLEEIRKFPMLEPSEEYMLAKSWREHGDRDAAHKLVTSHLRLVAKIAMGYRGYGLPIGEVVSEGNVGLMQAVKRFEPDKGFRLATYAMWWIKASIQEYILRSWSLVKMGTTANQKKLFFNLRKAKSKISALGEGDLKPDQVKTIATKLGVNEQDVIDMNRRLGGDASLNTPLREDGEGEWQDWLVDDSESQERRLADSEESDNRHQALREALTVLNPRERRIFEARRLADDPITLEQLSEEFGVSRERVRQIEVRAFEKVQEAVKKALTRIEAPRAALPAN; from the coding sequence GCGGACTTTCACGTTATCTCGAAGAAATTCGCAAGTTCCCGATGCTGGAGCCGAGCGAGGAATACATGCTCGCCAAGAGCTGGCGCGAGCATGGCGACCGCGATGCGGCGCATAAGCTCGTCACCTCGCATCTGCGGCTGGTGGCCAAGATCGCCATGGGCTATCGCGGCTACGGCCTGCCGATCGGCGAAGTCGTGTCCGAAGGCAATGTCGGCCTGATGCAGGCGGTCAAGCGCTTCGAGCCCGACAAGGGCTTCCGTCTTGCAACCTATGCCATGTGGTGGATCAAGGCCTCGATCCAGGAATACATCCTGCGCTCCTGGTCGCTGGTGAAGATGGGCACCACCGCCAACCAGAAGAAGCTGTTCTTCAACCTGCGCAAGGCGAAGAGCAAGATTTCGGCGCTTGGCGAGGGAGATCTCAAGCCGGATCAGGTCAAGACGATCGCGACCAAGCTCGGCGTCAACGAGCAGGACGTCATCGACATGAACCGCCGTCTCGGCGGCGATGCGTCGCTGAACACGCCGTTGCGCGAGGATGGCGAGGGCGAATGGCAGGACTGGCTCGTTGACGACAGCGAAAGCCAGGAACGTCGCCTGGCCGATTCCGAGGAAAGCGACAACCGCCACCAGGCGCTGCGCGAAGCACTGACCGTACTCAATCCGCGCGAACGCCGGATCTTCGAGGCTCGGCGCCTGGCCGATGACCCGATCACGCTCGAGCAACTCTCCGAGGAATTCGGGGTTTCGCGCGAACGCGTCCGGCAGATCGAAGTTCGCGCCTTTGAAAAGGTGCAGGAGGCGGTCAAGAAGGCCCTGACCAGGATCGAAGCACCGCGCGCCGCCCTGCCGGCGAACTGA